Proteins encoded within one genomic window of Platichthys flesus chromosome 17, fPlaFle2.1, whole genome shotgun sequence:
- the LOC133972554 gene encoding protein C1orf43 homolog → MAESAPLSGVNVVLVMAYGSLVFVLLFIFVKRQIMRFAMRSRRGPHAPIGHNAPKGLKEKIDSRLSKVQEICFEPRLLSEEDDRLKQGLQISCYNYLFRMKALDAIRDSGIPLQEISRSPSAFTGRNFRSWLLELRNSHSLIKSSHSALIDRLLEGYDSARHGTGVFGEAEFLEYQQALDELTDVVKAYSSTTSLDQHHQSAAKDLTGSPVRSTPSTIQVTYLPSTGQRSKRPKHFLELKSFKDNYNTLESTL, encoded by the exons ATGGCCGAGTCGGCCCCTCTCTCGGGGGTTAATGTCGTTTTGGTCATGGCCTATGGAAGTCTG gtgtttgtgttgttgtttatcttcgTCAAGAGGCAAATCATGCGGTTTGCAATGAGATCCCGGCGGGGACCCCACGCACCCATCGGCCACAACGCACCCAAG GGTCTGAAGGAGAAGATCGACTCCAGGCTCTCCAAAGTGCAGGAGATCTGCTTCGAGCCTCGTCTCCTGTCGGAAGAAGATGACAGACTGAAGCAGGGATTACAGATCA GCTGCTACAACTACCTGTTCAGAATGAAAGCGCTGGATGCCATCCGTGACTCAG GAATTCCTCTGCAGGAGATAAGCCGCAGTCCCAGTGCGTTTACAGGACGCAACTTCAGGAGCTGGCTGCTGGAGCTGCGCAACTCCCACTCTCTGATAAAGAGCAGCCACAGCGCGCTGATCGACCGCCTGCTCGAGGGCTACGACAGCGCTCGCCACGGAACTGGG GTGTTTGGGGAAGCCGAGTTTCTGGAATACCAGCAGGCTCTTGACGAACTCACGGATGT GGTGAAGGCCTATTCCAGCACCACCAGTCTGGACCAGCATCACCAGTCGGCAGCCAAGGACCTGACGGGGTCTCCCGTTCGCAGCACCCCCTCCACCATCCAGGTCACCTACCTGCCCTCCACCGGCCAGCGCAGCAAGAGGCCCAAACACTTCCTGGAGCTCAAAAGCTTCAAAGACAATTACAACACGCTGGAGAGCACGTTGTGA